The proteins below are encoded in one region of Prevotella melaninogenica ATCC 25845:
- a CDS encoding YicC/YloC family endoribonuclease, giving the protein MILSMTGYGKAVVAYKEKKINVEVKSLNSKSLDLSARIAPLYREKEMEIRRLLAQKLERGKVDFSLWVEKESTVDATPINAALVENYYKQIKAISESTGIPEPEDWFTTLLRLPDVTAKTEVEVLDDEEWEVAQQAINEAIEKLTEFRKQEGAALQKKFTEKIDNIANLLKSIEPFEKSRVPKIREKIIDGLKQIPEVDYDKNRLEQELIYYIEKLDINEEKQRLTNHLKYFHETMKESGHGVGKKLGFIAQEMGREINTTGSKSNQAEMQNIVVKMKDELEQIKEQVLNAL; this is encoded by the coding sequence ATGATACTATCAATGACTGGCTATGGCAAAGCTGTTGTAGCCTACAAGGAAAAGAAAATCAATGTTGAGGTGAAATCACTTAATAGTAAGTCACTCGACCTCTCAGCACGCATCGCACCCCTCTACAGAGAAAAGGAAATGGAAATCCGTCGTCTCCTTGCACAGAAGTTAGAGCGCGGTAAGGTTGACTTCTCCCTATGGGTTGAAAAGGAGTCAACTGTTGACGCCACTCCTATCAACGCTGCTCTGGTAGAGAACTATTATAAACAGATCAAGGCAATCTCTGAGTCTACTGGCATCCCAGAACCAGAGGATTGGTTTACAACGCTTCTCCGCCTACCTGACGTAACAGCAAAGACTGAAGTTGAGGTTTTAGATGACGAGGAATGGGAAGTAGCACAGCAGGCTATCAATGAAGCTATTGAAAAGCTCACCGAATTCCGCAAACAGGAAGGAGCTGCTCTACAAAAGAAGTTTACTGAGAAGATTGACAATATTGCTAACCTTTTGAAGAGCATCGAACCTTTTGAAAAGAGTCGTGTACCAAAGATTAGAGAAAAGATTATCGATGGTCTTAAACAGATTCCAGAGGTTGACTACGATAAGAATCGTCTTGAGCAGGAACTGATTTATTATATTGAGAAACTTGATATCAACGAGGAGAAGCAGCGACTGACAAACCACCTCAAATACTTCCATGAAACAATGAAAGAGAGTGGTCATGGTGTTGGCAAAAAGCTCGGTTTCATCGCACAAGAAATGGGACGCGAAATCAATACTACTGGCTCCAAGAGCAATCAAGCAGAGATGCAAAACATCGTCGTTAAGATGAAGGACGAGCTGGAGCAGATTAAGGAACAGGTTTTGAATGCGTTGTAA
- the tsaB gene encoding tRNA (adenosine(37)-N6)-threonylcarbamoyltransferase complex dimerization subunit type 1 TsaB, which yields MSCILNIDTSTNVCSVAVSQDGTCIFDKQDTLDPKHREKLGTFVDEALAFIDNNNLPLDAVAVSGGPGSYTGLRVGVSMAKGICYGRGVKLLAVPTLELLAVPVLLHHEEIEENALLIPMIDARRMEVYSAVYDRALKEVRGIQADVVDENTYKEYLDRGPVYFFGNGAEKCMETINHPNAHLIKGIDALAKNMFPLSEKRIAQEKFEDVAYFVPFYLKDFVAKQAKPLL from the coding sequence ATGTCTTGTATATTAAATATTGATACGAGTACAAATGTGTGCTCTGTTGCAGTAAGTCAGGATGGAACTTGTATTTTCGATAAGCAAGATACGCTCGATCCTAAGCATAGAGAAAAGTTAGGAACATTTGTTGATGAGGCACTTGCCTTCATTGATAATAATAACTTGCCATTGGATGCAGTGGCAGTTAGTGGTGGCCCAGGTTCATATACTGGTTTGCGTGTTGGTGTGTCTATGGCAAAGGGAATCTGCTATGGACGTGGCGTAAAGCTGTTGGCAGTACCTACGTTAGAGCTGTTGGCAGTGCCAGTATTGCTTCATCATGAGGAAATAGAGGAGAATGCACTTCTCATTCCAATGATTGATGCGCGCCGTATGGAAGTTTATTCTGCTGTATATGACCGTGCTTTGAAAGAGGTTCGTGGCATTCAGGCAGATGTAGTAGACGAGAATACCTACAAGGAATATCTTGATCGTGGTCCTGTTTATTTCTTTGGTAATGGTGCAGAGAAGTGCATGGAGACTATCAATCATCCGAATGCACACCTAATCAAAGGTATTGATGCTTTGGCTAAGAACATGTTCCCGTTGTCAGAGAAGCGTATTGCACAAGAGAAGTTTGAGGATGTAGCTTATTTCGTCCCATTCTATCTGAAGGACTTTGTTGCTAAGCAGGCAAAGCCATTGCTGTAG
- a CDS encoding DUF4290 domain-containing protein → MNIEGLDYNTQRERLILPQYGRGIQNMVDYAVGLPTKEERQRCAETIISIMDRMNAQNRSNFDHMEKLWDHLALMANFELDIDYPCDVSEALKIATKPEPMTYPMSNIPVRHYGKLLFEAFEELKTMEPGSRRDAFVRSVANQMKRSLMQWGHGTCDDEKIASDLARYTDGKIQLDLDTFKFEKINAREFAQPRNKKKK, encoded by the coding sequence ATGAATATAGAAGGATTAGATTATAACACACAGCGAGAACGACTCATACTGCCACAGTATGGGCGAGGGATACAGAATATGGTGGATTATGCCGTTGGCCTCCCTACAAAGGAAGAGCGTCAGCGATGTGCTGAAACCATCATTTCCATTATGGATAGGATGAATGCCCAGAACCGTAGTAACTTTGATCACATGGAGAAGTTATGGGATCATCTGGCATTGATGGCAAACTTTGAGTTGGATATTGACTATCCTTGCGATGTGTCAGAGGCTTTGAAGATAGCTACTAAGCCAGAGCCAATGACTTATCCTATGTCGAATATTCCTGTAAGACACTATGGAAAATTGTTGTTTGAAGCTTTTGAAGAGCTGAAGACAATGGAACCGGGTAGTCGTCGGGATGCATTCGTGCGTTCGGTTGCTAATCAGATGAAACGTAGTCTGATGCAGTGGGGACATGGTACTTGTGATGATGAGAAGATAGCGTCGGACCTTGCACGCTATACAGATGGTAAGATTCAGCTTGATCTTGATACATTCAAGTTTGAAAAAATTAATGCGAGAGAGTTTGCTCAGCCTCGTAATAAGAAGAAAAAGTAA
- the murA gene encoding UDP-N-acetylglucosamine 1-carboxyvinyltransferase, translating into MESFIIEGGHRLSGTIAPQGAKNEALEVICATLLTSEEVIIRNVPDILDVNNLIKLLQDIGVKVKKLAPNEFSFQADEVNLDYLESIDFVKKCSSLRGSVLMIGPLLGRFGKATIAKPGGDKIGRRRLDTHFLGFKNLGAHFGRVEDRDVYEIQADKLVGTYMLLDEASVTGTANIVMAAVLAEGTTTIYNAACEPYIQQLCKMLNAMGAKISGIASNLITIEGVKELHSADHRILPDMIEVGSFIGIAAMIGDGVRIKNVSVPNLGLILDTFRRLGVQIIEDGDDLLIPRQDHYVIDSFIDGTIMTISDAPWPGLTPDLISVLLVVATQAQGSVLFHQKMFESRLFFVDKLIDMGAQIILCDPHRAVVVGHDNAKKLRAGRMSSPDIRAGIALLIAALTAQGTSRIDNIAQIDRGYENIEGRLNALGAKIQRAEVC; encoded by the coding sequence ATGGAATCCTTTATCATAGAAGGTGGACATCGGCTGAGTGGCACGATTGCTCCACAAGGTGCAAAGAATGAAGCCTTGGAGGTGATTTGCGCAACACTATTGACATCTGAAGAAGTTATCATACGTAATGTACCTGATATCCTCGATGTGAACAATCTCATCAAGCTTTTACAGGATATTGGGGTGAAGGTTAAGAAGCTTGCCCCTAATGAGTTCTCTTTCCAAGCAGACGAAGTAAACCTCGATTATTTAGAGAGTATCGACTTTGTGAAGAAATGCTCTTCTCTGCGTGGAAGTGTCTTGATGATTGGTCCATTGTTGGGCCGTTTTGGTAAGGCTACGATAGCTAAGCCGGGTGGTGACAAGATTGGTCGTCGTCGTTTGGACACCCACTTCCTTGGATTCAAGAATCTTGGTGCACACTTTGGGCGTGTTGAAGACCGTGATGTATATGAGATACAAGCTGATAAACTTGTTGGAACCTATATGTTATTAGATGAAGCGTCTGTTACGGGTACTGCCAATATTGTTATGGCAGCAGTGTTAGCAGAAGGAACAACAACAATTTATAACGCAGCTTGTGAGCCTTATATCCAGCAACTCTGTAAGATGCTTAATGCAATGGGAGCGAAGATTAGCGGTATTGCCAGCAACTTGATTACTATCGAGGGTGTGAAGGAATTGCATTCTGCTGACCATAGAATCCTACCTGATATGATTGAGGTAGGCTCTTTCATTGGTATTGCTGCAATGATTGGTGATGGTGTTCGTATTAAGAATGTGTCAGTTCCTAACTTGGGATTGATTCTTGATACCTTCCGTAGACTCGGTGTACAGATTATCGAAGATGGTGATGATCTCCTTATTCCACGTCAGGACCACTATGTGATAGACTCTTTCATTGATGGAACGATTATGACTATCAGTGATGCGCCATGGCCAGGATTGACACCAGACCTTATCTCTGTGTTGCTCGTTGTTGCTACACAGGCACAGGGTAGTGTACTTTTCCATCAGAAGATGTTTGAGAGTCGTCTGTTCTTCGTGGATAAACTCATTGACATGGGTGCACAGATAATCCTCTGTGATCCCCACCGTGCCGTAGTTGTTGGTCATGATAATGCTAAGAAACTCCGTGCAGGTCGTATGTCAAGTCCAGATATTCGTGCCGGTATTGCACTGCTTATCGCAGCACTAACAGCACAGGGAACAAGTCGTATTGATAATATTGCACAGATTGACCGAGGATATGAGAACATCGAAGGACGTCTCAATGCCCTTGGTGCAAAGATTCAGCGAGCAGAGGTTTGTTAA
- the rimM gene encoding ribosome maturation factor RimM (Essential for efficient processing of 16S rRNA) — MIKKEEVYKIGRIGKPHGVHGELQLQFSDDVFDVVDADYLILDIDGILVPFFMEEYRFRSDEIALMKFCDINSDAQARELTGCIVYFPRKLAEEGTDDVSLAQIVGYSLIDEATNNVIGKIVAVDETTVNTLFEVSTPKGEEILIPASDELIVATDIASKTITMRIPAGLLDL, encoded by the coding sequence ATGATAAAGAAGGAAGAAGTCTATAAGATTGGGCGCATCGGGAAGCCGCATGGCGTACACGGAGAGTTGCAGTTGCAGTTCTCCGATGACGTTTTTGATGTGGTAGATGCCGATTACCTGATATTGGATATTGACGGAATCCTCGTTCCTTTCTTTATGGAGGAATATCGGTTCCGTTCTGACGAGATAGCCCTGATGAAGTTTTGTGACATCAATAGCGATGCACAAGCACGCGAACTGACGGGATGTATTGTCTATTTCCCACGTAAGTTGGCAGAAGAAGGGACAGATGATGTGTCATTGGCGCAGATTGTCGGTTATTCCTTGATAGATGAAGCAACGAATAATGTGATTGGCAAGATTGTTGCTGTAGATGAAACAACTGTCAATACGCTCTTTGAGGTGAGTACACCTAAAGGCGAGGAAATACTCATTCCTGCCAGTGATGAACTTATTGTTGCGACAGACATAGCGTCAAAGACGATTACGATGCGGATTCCAGCAGGACTGCTTGACCTCTGA
- a CDS encoding 1-deoxy-D-xylulose-5-phosphate reductoisomerase produces the protein MKQQICILGSTGSIGTQALDVISQHPDLYEAYALTANHRWKELAEQARRFNPAAVVIADEAYYEPLKQELADMPDVKVYAGSKALEDIVESPSIDMVLTAMVGYSGLAPTIHAIKAKKKICLANKETLVVAGELILLLAQQYHVPILPVDSEHSAIFQSLVGEDANEIEKILLTCSGGPFRTFTHEQLKYVTAADALKHPTWDMGAKITIDSASLMNKGFEVIEAKWLFGVPADKIQVLVHPQSIVHSAVQFCDGGVKAQLGVPDMRLPIQYAFSFPQRLLLGGNRLDLFRQPLEFFEPDVEKFKCLAMAYEAINKGGNMPCIVNAANEIVNEGFRKGACSFLAMGDIIEKAMQTVAFDSNPDYDVYVQTDAEARRVALEIMNNK, from the coding sequence ATGAAACAACAAATCTGTATATTAGGCTCAACAGGTAGCATTGGTACGCAAGCCCTTGATGTTATCAGTCAGCATCCTGACCTTTATGAGGCTTATGCACTTACTGCAAATCATCGTTGGAAGGAACTTGCTGAGCAGGCTCGTCGCTTTAATCCTGCTGCGGTTGTCATTGCTGATGAGGCTTATTATGAACCTTTGAAGCAAGAGTTGGCTGATATGCCTGATGTAAAGGTGTATGCAGGTAGCAAAGCTTTGGAGGACATCGTTGAGTCACCATCAATAGATATGGTACTTACAGCGATGGTTGGCTATTCTGGTCTTGCTCCAACAATCCATGCTATCAAAGCAAAGAAGAAGATATGTTTGGCAAATAAGGAGACACTTGTCGTAGCTGGCGAGTTGATTCTTCTGTTGGCTCAGCAGTATCATGTGCCTATCTTGCCTGTAGACAGTGAGCATAGTGCTATCTTCCAGAGTTTAGTTGGTGAAGATGCGAACGAGATAGAGAAGATTCTTCTCACCTGTTCTGGTGGACCATTCCGTACCTTTACCCATGAACAATTGAAGTATGTTACTGCAGCCGATGCACTCAAACATCCAACATGGGATATGGGAGCAAAGATTACTATCGACTCTGCATCTTTGATGAACAAAGGTTTCGAGGTGATTGAGGCTAAGTGGCTCTTTGGTGTACCTGCTGATAAAATACAAGTATTGGTTCATCCTCAGTCTATTGTTCACAGTGCGGTACAGTTCTGTGATGGTGGTGTGAAAGCACAGTTGGGTGTTCCTGATATGAGATTACCTATCCAATATGCCTTTTCATTCCCTCAACGTCTATTGTTAGGCGGTAATAGGTTAGATCTTTTCCGTCAGCCATTAGAGTTCTTTGAACCTGATGTGGAGAAGTTTAAGTGTTTGGCAATGGCATACGAAGCTATTAACAAGGGTGGCAATATGCCTTGTATTGTCAATGCTGCCAACGAGATTGTCAATGAAGGGTTCCGTAAGGGTGCTTGTAGTTTCTTGGCAATGGGTGACATCATTGAGAAGGCAATGCAAACTGTTGCTTTTGATAGCAATCCAGATTATGATGTATATGTGCAGACGGATGCTGAGGCACGTCGTGTAGCACTTGAGATTATGAATAATAAATAA
- the rseP gene encoding RIP metalloprotease RseP, with amino-acid sequence METFLIRLLQFILAISLLVLLHEGGHMFFAKLFGVRVEKFFVFFDVGIGKWKGKLFSWKPKKDDTEYGMGWLPLGGYCKISGMIDESFDTDQMKQEPQPWEFRTKPAWQRLLIMIGGVLVNFLLALFIYSMVMFVWGDSYFKVSDMNMGMRFNAEAKALGFKDHDVMLGTDQGVFREYANVNGDFFRQIAQAKRVDVLRNGKKHSITLPGDLDMLSMIKTRPLFAEPFIPAQVDSVLGDTPAAKAGIKAGDLIKSINGKPVETWTDMNYQTGVLSDVLAVKNTHKDSLAVRSVVLTVQHKGAAKLDTLKLMLTPDLKLGVLQSTLASYYKPVQEEYSFFESFPAGIKHGWNVLRGYVGNFRYLASADGAKSIGGFGAIGSLFPPFWDWYMFWSMTAFLSIMLAFMNILPIPALDGGHVVFLLYEMITRRKPSEKFMVRAEYVGITILILLMIFANLNDILRWLHLM; translated from the coding sequence ATGGAAACATTTCTGATCAGATTGCTTCAGTTCATTCTGGCAATCTCTCTGCTTGTCCTGCTGCATGAAGGCGGACACATGTTCTTTGCGAAGCTTTTCGGTGTTCGCGTTGAGAAGTTCTTCGTATTCTTCGATGTGGGCATCGGTAAGTGGAAAGGTAAACTTTTCAGTTGGAAGCCTAAGAAAGACGATACGGAATATGGTATGGGTTGGTTGCCACTTGGTGGCTACTGCAAGATTTCTGGTATGATTGATGAAAGCTTTGATACCGACCAGATGAAGCAGGAACCACAACCATGGGAGTTCCGTACAAAGCCAGCTTGGCAGCGTCTTTTGATTATGATAGGTGGTGTGTTGGTCAACTTTCTCCTCGCTCTCTTCATTTATTCAATGGTGATGTTTGTATGGGGAGACAGCTATTTCAAGGTGTCTGACATGAATATGGGTATGCGTTTCAATGCTGAGGCTAAGGCTTTGGGTTTCAAAGACCACGATGTAATGTTGGGAACAGATCAAGGCGTATTCCGTGAGTATGCCAATGTGAATGGCGATTTCTTCCGTCAGATAGCACAGGCTAAGCGTGTGGATGTTCTTCGTAATGGTAAGAAACATAGTATTACTCTGCCTGGTGATTTGGATATGCTCTCAATGATTAAGACACGTCCTTTGTTTGCAGAACCTTTCATTCCTGCACAGGTTGATAGCGTGTTGGGTGATACACCAGCAGCGAAAGCAGGTATCAAAGCTGGCGATCTCATTAAGTCTATCAATGGAAAGCCAGTTGAGACATGGACAGATATGAATTATCAGACAGGTGTCTTGAGTGATGTCTTGGCAGTGAAGAATACGCATAAGGATTCTCTTGCAGTTCGTTCCGTTGTGTTGACAGTTCAGCATAAGGGCGCAGCAAAACTCGATACATTGAAACTTATGTTGACACCTGATTTGAAGTTGGGTGTTTTGCAGTCAACATTGGCAAGTTATTATAAGCCTGTACAGGAGGAATACTCCTTCTTCGAGAGTTTCCCTGCAGGTATAAAGCATGGTTGGAACGTACTGCGTGGCTATGTTGGTAACTTCCGTTACCTTGCTTCAGCAGATGGTGCTAAGAGTATTGGTGGCTTCGGAGCTATCGGTAGTCTTTTCCCTCCATTCTGGGACTGGTATATGTTCTGGTCAATGACAGCCTTCTTGAGTATCATGCTTGCCTTCATGAACATTCTTCCTATCCCTGCTTTGGATGGTGGTCATGTGGTATTCCTTCTCTATGAAATGATTACTCGTCGTAAACCATCAGAGAAGTTCATGGTACGTGCGGAGTATGTTGGTATAACCATCCTAATCCTCCTTATGATATTTGCCAACCTTAACGACATTCTTCGTTGGTTGCATCTTATGTAA
- a CDS encoding chromate transporter — protein sequence MIYLELFYTFFIIGLFGFGGGYGMLSLIQTETVVNHHWLSSAEFTNIVAVSQMTPGPIGINSATYCGYTAIHNAGFGAGMAVLGSLTATIALVLPSLIIMILISKMFLKYMNTPVVQSVFAGLRPVVVGLLAAATLLLCNADNFSAPSINPWQFWVSLFLFTATFVGTMWLKINPIRMICYAGVAGLVLLY from the coding sequence ATGATATACTTAGAACTTTTCTATACTTTCTTTATCATCGGACTCTTTGGATTCGGTGGAGGATATGGGATGTTATCATTGATACAAACAGAAACGGTTGTGAACCATCATTGGCTTAGCTCTGCAGAGTTTACCAACATCGTTGCTGTATCACAGATGACGCCCGGACCTATTGGTATAAACTCTGCTACCTATTGCGGTTATACAGCTATACATAATGCAGGATTTGGCGCAGGTATGGCAGTATTGGGTAGTCTCACCGCCACCATAGCCCTTGTACTTCCATCGTTGATAATAATGATTCTTATCAGTAAGATGTTCCTCAAGTATATGAACACACCTGTTGTACAGTCAGTCTTTGCAGGTCTACGCCCAGTAGTAGTGGGTCTATTAGCAGCTGCCACCTTATTATTATGTAACGCAGATAACTTCTCTGCGCCAAGCATTAACCCTTGGCAGTTTTGGGTTAGCCTATTCCTCTTTACTGCAACCTTTGTTGGTACAATGTGGTTAAAGATAAATCCTATCCGCATGATATGTTATGCAGGAGTTGCTGGGTTAGTCCTGCTTTATTAA
- a CDS encoding chromate transporter, whose protein sequence is MDKDNISSTPNTQRPSSKGFYWEAFKTFFKIGAFTLGGGYAMISIIQNEVVVKKKWIPEDQFVDLIAVAQSCPGVFAANISVFVGYKMRKTPGAICTCLGAILPSFLIILCIALFFHQFMDIPWVAAIFRGIRPAVVALIAAPTFTLAKSAKLSLANCWIPIVTAIAIWLLGVNPVYVIITAGLGGFLYGKFIKPTE, encoded by the coding sequence GTGGACAAAGATAACATTTCATCAACACCCAACACCCAACGTCCATCATCCAAAGGATTCTACTGGGAAGCCTTCAAAACCTTCTTTAAGATCGGAGCCTTTACACTTGGCGGTGGTTATGCTATGATTTCGATTATTCAAAACGAAGTCGTAGTAAAGAAAAAGTGGATTCCAGAGGACCAATTTGTTGATTTGATAGCTGTTGCACAAAGCTGTCCAGGTGTCTTTGCCGCTAATATCAGTGTCTTTGTAGGCTATAAGATGAGGAAGACCCCAGGAGCCATTTGCACCTGCTTGGGAGCAATTCTCCCCTCTTTCCTTATCATTCTCTGCATCGCACTCTTCTTCCATCAGTTTATGGACATCCCTTGGGTGGCAGCAATTTTCCGCGGAATACGCCCTGCTGTGGTTGCTTTGATTGCAGCACCAACCTTTACCTTGGCTAAGAGTGCAAAACTTTCATTGGCAAACTGTTGGATTCCTATTGTCACCGCCATAGCCATTTGGCTGTTAGGTGTTAATCCTGTTTACGTCATTATTACTGCAGGATTAGGTGGATTCCTTTATGGGAAGTTTATTAAACCAACGGAGTGA